The stretch of DNA CGGCGGTGTCGGCGACGCAGTCGGTGAGGACGTCGGGAGTGTTGCTGATGCCGATGCCGAGCTCCTCCGCGCGCTCGACATCCGTTGTGTCGTAACCGACTCCGAAGTGCACGATGGCGCCGAGGTTCGGCAGTTCGGCCATCAGTGCGGCGTCGACTCCGGTGCGTCCGGACGTCACGACGGCGGTGACGGTTTCGCGGTGCTCGGCGAGAAAGCTGCTGCGGTCTTCTCCGAGGGGAAGAGTGAGGGCGTCGTACTTCTCGGAGAGCGTTGCGGTGAGCGACGGCTTCAGCGGTCCGACCTGCAGGACCCGCCCTCCCGAAACAGTCTGTGCGGCAGCTTCTTTCACGGACGCCTCTGCGGTCACCATCGTGCCTCCTGACGAGTGGCGACGCGGCTCTCCGCGCCGCCGGTTACCCGTAAGTTAAGCGACCTTCGGAATACCTGTCCAACACGTAAATAACATGGATCGATACTGAAACGGCATCGGTTGCCGGCGCGCTGACGTGCGTAGATGCCGAAATTTCCTGTATGCGCCGGTCAGGGACCCGCCGGGGTGATCGCAGTCTCCTCGTTCTCGCATCTGTGACGGCCCTCACGAGCGGTTTTGCGCCTTCACCCCCTGTTGACGCTCCACCGGGCCGCTCATAGCGTTGTGGCTACCGTCACAGGCGGGCCCTCTTCACTCGCGTCGAGTACGCGACACATCCCTACGGAGGACACCATGAGCCCTGCACGTTCGTTGCAGCAGGGAACCCGTTACCGCGTCGTCGCCGTGGCCACCGCCGCACTGACGGTGCCGGCTCTGGCCGCAGGTTGCTCGGTGGCCAATTCGAGCCACAGCGACGCCGCCAGTCCCGACACGTTGCGGATCGTGCTCCCGCAGGAGCCGCCCACGCTCGAACCCTGCGACGCGTCACTCACCTCGACCGGAGTGGTCGTCCGCTCCAACATCACCGAGCCGCTGGTGGAACGCAACGCCGACACCGGCGACCTCGAGCCGAAGCTCGCCGACTCGTGGGAGCAGACCTCGGACACCGTCTGGACTTTCCGGATCCGTCCCGGTGTCACCTTCAGCGACGGCAGCGCGTTCGACGCCGAGGACGCCGCGTTCTCGATCGACCGCACCGTCAACTCGACCATCGGCTGCGACGTCGACGGGTACGTCTTCGGCGACGACGCACTCGTCGTGAACGCGATCGACCCGTCGACCGTGACGGTCCAGACGCCCACCGCAGACCCGATCCTGCCGCTGCGGATCTCGTTCGTGGAGATGGTGCCGTCCACCACCGACACGAAGGACAAGGTGCGCGATCCCATCGGCACCGGCCCCTACAAGATCGACTACTGGGATCACGGTCAGCGGCTGTCCCTGGTCCGCAACGACACCTATTGGGGCACGGCGCCCGAGTACACGCGGGCGATCTACCAGTGGCGGACCGAGGGCAGCGTCCGGGCCGCGATGGTCACCAACGACGAGGCCGAACTCGCCACCTACCTCGGTCCGGAGGACGGCGCCGGCGACCTCGGCGCCGCCTACCCCAACAACGAGACGACGGCGTTGCGCATGATGGCCACCGAACCACCGCTCGACGACTACCGCGTCCGCGAGGCCATCGACCTGTCCGTCAACCGGGCGGGGATCGTCAAGGCGCTGTTCCAGGGCCTCGGCGACCCGGCAGGTCAACTCGTCGGCAGCAGCATCGTCGGGTTCGACCCCGACCTGCAGCCGACCCCCTTCGACCCCGACCGCGCCGCGCAACTGGTGGCGGAGGCCAAGGCCGACGGCGTCCCCGTCGACAAGCAGATCCGGCTGATCGGGCGCACCGGCCAGTTCCCCAAGATCAACGAGACCATCGAGGTCATCCAGAACTCGCTGAGCAAGGCCGGCCTCAACGTGAAGATCGAGATGATGGACACGGCCGGGCAGATGCAGTACCAGATCCGGCCGTTCCCGCAGGGCACCGGACCGATTCTGCTGATGATCCAGCACGGCAACCAGGCGGGTGACGCGCAGTTCACCGTCGATCAGTACATGCGCAGCGACGGCTACCAGAGCTACTTCGGCTCGGCCGGATACGACGCGCAGATCGACGCCGCCGAGCAACTCGTCGGCGACGCCCGCCAGGACGCGTTCGCGTCGGTACTGGCGAACGAGCCGAGAGAGATCCGGCAGTTCGCGTACATCGCCCACATGAACGCGGTGCTCGCCAAGTCCCCGACCGTGCAGTACACGCCCAACTCCGCGACCGGCGACGAGATGCGCCTGAGCGAGATGACCCACGCGGACACATCCGCAAACGGCTAAACCCTCTTCCCAGCCCCCGGAGGAACTGTGATGTCCCAATCGAACCCGATCCGAAGGCGGTGAGTCATGTTCGCCTTCCTGCGCCGACGCGTCTACACCAGCCTCGTACCTCTCCTCGTCGTCCTCTTCGGTGTGTTCCTGCTCGCCCGCCTCACCGGCGACCCGACCAACCTCTACCTCCCGGTCTCCGCGACCCCCGATCAGCGCGCCGAGTTCGCGGCCGAGAACGGCCTCGACAAGCCGGTGCTGAGCCAGATGGCCGATTACCTGTCCGGGGTCGTCCACCTGGACTTCGGGGAGTCGCTGCGCACCGGTGAATCCGCTGCGACCATGGCGCTGCGCGCGTTCCCGGCGACGTTGCAGTTGGCGTTCTTCACGATGCTGCTCGCGATCATCGGCGCCATCGTGATCGGCTGCTGGGCGGCGTACCGGCCGAACTCGCTGGCCGATCGGATCTCGAGCCTGCTGTCGATGACCGCGGCCAGCATCCCCGACTTCTGGTTCGCCATCACCGGCGTGTGGATCTTCGCGGTGGTGCTGGGGGTGCTGCCCACGTCGGGAACCGGAAGCGCGCTGTCGTGGATCCTGCCGGTCGCGACCCTGCTGATCCGCCCGCTCGGCGTGCTCACCCAGGTGGTGCGCGGCGCAATGGTGTCGGCGCTGTCCGCACCATACGTACGGCTTGCCCGCAGCAAGGGCGCAGGCGACCTGCGCGTCGTCACACATCACGCACTCCGCAACGCCGCGGCCCCGGCGCTGACGGTGGCCGGCGACCTCACCGTCGGCCTGGTCAACGGCGCCGTCGTCGTCGAGGCGATCTTCGGGTGGCCCGGCATCGGCAAGCTGATGATCGACGCGATCCTGCAGCGAGATTTCGCGGTCCTGCAGGCGGCGGTGCTCCTGACCGCGGTCAGCATCTTCGTCCTCAACATCCTGATCGACGCGGGCTACGCACTTCTCGACGCGCGTGTCCGCGAGAAGACCAAGGTCTAGGAGACCCGACATGTCCATAGACAACGCACCCCGCCTGGACGGAGCCGGCGACGTCTACCCGGGCCCCGACGAGACCCCTGCCGTCGAGGCTCCCGCCGAGGAAACCGGTCCCGCGCCGAAACCCGCCCGGAACAAGACGCCGCTGTGGAAGCTGCTCCTGCGGGACCGGATGGCCACGGTCGCCGCGGCGATCCTGGTGTTCGTGTTCCTCGTCGCAGTCTTCGGCCCGTGGCTGGTCGGCGACGCCGCGACGGACCAGAACCTCGACCAGTCCAACCTCGCACCGTTCCACGTGGCAAACGGGTGGATGAACATCCTCGGCACCGACCCGCTCGGGCGCAGCATGCTCGCCCGGTTGATCGTCGCGTGCCGCACCACCCTGCTGGTGGCGTTGCCCGCGGTCGCGCTGTCCTGCATCGTCGGGTCCCTCATCGGCATGTGGGCCGGGTACCACCGCGGCTGGCGGGAGACGACGGCGATGCGCGTCGCCGACGTCATCATGAGCTTCCCGTCGCTGCTGATGGCCGTCGTCGTCCTGTACGTGTTCTCGCCCAGCGCGGCGAACATCGTCCTGGTGCTGGCGATCACCCGCATCCCGATCTACCTCCGCACCGCCCGCGCGGAGTCGGCAGAACTGCAGAGCCGGTTGTTCGTCGACGCCGCACGCACGTTCGGCGCCCGCAGCGGGGCCGTCATCCGCAGGCACGTGTTCCCGATCCTGCTGCCGACGCTGCTCACCGTCGCCACCCTCGACTTCTGCTACGTGATGCTCGCCGAGTCTTCGCTGAGCTTCCTCGGCATCGGCATCCAGCCGCCGGACATCAGCTGGGGCCTGATGGTGTCCCAGGGCCGGACGTACCTGCAGACGGCGTGGTGGCTGTCCTTCTTCCCCGGACTCGCCATCGTCGTCACCACCGTGTCGGCGACCGTGCTCGCCGCGTGGGCCCGGATCGCCACCGACCCCGCCCAGCGCTGGCGTCTGACCGTCCCGCGGTCGCGTCGCTCCCGGCTGTTCCCCACCCGAAAGGTCGTCTCATGAGTGCACCTGCAGCGGCTGTCGAATCACCCGACCTCGCCGCAGACACCGACCGCGTCGCACTCGAGGTCGCGGATCTCACCGTCGACCTGCGCACCCCTTCGGGGACGGTCCGGGCCGTCGACCACGTGTCGTTCACCGCGCGACGCGGGGAGACCCTCGCGCTGCTCGGTGAGTCGGGGTGCGGCAAGTCGATGACCGCGCAGGCGCTCGTCGGCCTGCTCGAACCGATCGCCGACGTCACCGACGGCTCGGTCCGCCTCGGCGACGTCGACCTGGTGGCGGCGAAGGCGAAGACCCGCCGCGCCCTCGCCGCCACCGAACTGGCCATCGTGTTCCAGGACGCACTGACCGCGCTCAACCCCGTCTACACGGTCGGCAAGCAGTTGGCCGAACCGTTCCGGATCCACCGCGGCCTGTCCGCGAAAGAGGCTCGACGGGAAGCGATCTCGCTGATGCAGAGGGTCGGGATTCCGGAGCCCGAATCGCGCGTCGATTCCTACCCGCACCAGTTCTCCGGCGGCATGCGGCAGCGCCTGCTGATCGCGATGGCCGTCGCGCTGAGCCCGACGGTCCTGCTCGCCGACGAGCCGACCACGGCACTCGACGTCACCGTGCAGGCGCAGATCATGACGCTGCTGCGGGATCTGCGCACCGAGCACGACATGGCCGTCATCCTCATCACCCACGACCTCGCCCTGGTCGCGGAGGAGGCCGACCGCGTCGCGATCATGTATGCCGGCAACGTCGTCGAGACCGGACCGGTCGCCGAGGTCTTCTCCTCGCCGCAGCACCCGTACACCAAGGGCCTGCTCGATTCGGTACCCGTGCACGCGGCCCGCGGCGAGGACCTGAAGTCGATCGGCGGCACCCCGCCCGACCTGCACTCCATTCCGTCCGGCTGCGTCTACCAGGCGCGCTGCCCGCTCGCCCGCGACCTGTGCCGCACCACCCGCCCGCCGCTCGCCGGCGTCGCAGCAGGCCGCCGCTCGGCGTGCCATTTCCCCGAGGAGGTCTGACATGTCCGAGTCGATTCTGAAGGTGCGGGGCCTCACCAAGACGTTCAAGGTGCCCGCGAACAAGGCGGGCAAGAACCAACTGCGCGCGCTCGACGGCATCGACCTCGACCTGGCGCGCGGCGAAACCCTCGGACTCGTCGGCGAATCGGGCTGCGGCAAGTCCACTCTCGCCCGCACGCTGATGATGCTCGAGCGTCCCGACTCCGGTTCGGTGACGTGGGACGGCGTCGACCCGTTCTCGCTGAAGGGCAAGGACCTGCTCGCGCTGCGCCGCCGGGTGCAGATGGTGTTCCAGGATCCGTACGCGTCGCTGAACTCCCGGATGTCGGCGGCCGACATCATCGCCGAGCCGTGGCGCACCCACAAGACGATGTACAAGACCAGCCGCGACCGGGCGGCGCGGGTGCGCGAGCTGCTGCACCTCGTGGGTCTGCGGCCGAGCGACGAGCACCGGTACCCGCAGGAATTCTCCGGCGGTCAGCGGCAACGTCTCGGGATCGCCCGCGCCCTGGCGCTGAACCCGAGCGTCGTCATCTGCGACGAACCCGTGTCGGCCCTCGACCTGTCGGTGCAGGCCCAGGTGCTCAATCTGCTGAACGACCTGCAGAAACAGCTCGGCATCTCGTACGTGTTCATCTCGCACGACCTGTCGGTGGTCCGGCATGTCGCCGACCGCGTCGCCGTGATGTACCTCGGCCGGATCGTGGAGACGGGTGCGACGGACGCCGTCTTCGACCGTCCCGCCCACCCCTACACCGAGGCCCTGATGTCGGCGGCACCGAAGCTGGACGCCGAATCCCGCGGCAAGCGGATCATCCTCGACGGTGAGGTTCCGTCGCCGCTGAACCCGCCGTCGGGCTGCCGGTTCCGCACCCGCTGCGCCCACGCCACCGACATCTGCGCGAGCACGGTGCCGCCGGCCGCCGTCGACCCGCGCGGAAGCAGCCACGTCGCCGAATGCCACCATCCTCGCCGTCCGGTCGCGCTCGGCGTGCCGATCGCGGTCGGGTGAGCGGGGCCGGGTTCGCGGTCATCGCGTTCGCCGTCTTCCTTGCGTCGTGCATGCAGGCGTCGATCGGATTCGGGATGGGCATGCTCGCGGCACCCGTCGTCGCGCTCGTCGATCCGAGCCTGCTGCCCGGGACGCTGATCATGACGGCGACGGTCGTCACGGTGATGGTGGTGTGGCGGGAACGCGACGCCCTCGATCTGTCGGGCACCGGGTGGGCGCTGGCCGGCCGGGTGCCGGGCACGATCGCGGGTGCGTTGCTGCTGGTGGTGCTGCCGGAACGGGGGTTGTCGCTGCTGCTCGCGGCCGTGGTGCTGTCCGGGGTCGTCTTCGCGTCGCTGGGCTGGGCACCGCCGCCGCGGCGCCGGAATCTCGCCGTCGCCGGCGCCGCGTCGGGCCTGCTCGGCACGGCCACCTCGATCGGCGGACCGCCGATGGCCCTGGTGATGCAGGGGTCGAAGGGGGCGCAGCTGCGCGGCAACATGAGCGCGTTCTTCCTGGTGGGCTCGACGCTGTCGGTAGCCGTCCTGGCTGTGACGGGTTCGCTCCATCGCGAGTCGGCGGTGATGTTCGCGTTGCTCGTTCCGGTGACGGTGCTCGGGTACGTGGCGTCGCGGTTCGTGAACCGTCACCTGGACGCGACTCGCCTGCGCCGGACGTCGATCGCGGTGTCCTGTGTGGGTGCGTTGATGCTGATCGGACAGCAGCTTCTCTGATGCAGTGTCTGCATCGTTCGATGCTCAACAAGTCTTGGACATGTATCGATCGGGCCACTTAGAGTTTTGGTTGTGAGGCGCCTCACGGGCGGCGCTGCGCTGTGAAGGAAGGTTTCGGAAGATGAGTACAACGAGCACCCCGGTCGTCACCGACATGCGAGTGGTCCCGATCGCGGGCCACGACAGCATGCTCCTGAACCTGTCCGGCGCGCATGCCCCGTACTTCACCCGGAACCTCGTGATCCTCACCGATTCCGACGGCAACACCGGTGTCGGCGAGGTCCCCGGCGGCGAACCGATCCGGCGTACCCTCGAGGACGCCCGCGCCATCGTGACCGGGCGCAGCATCGGCGAGTACAACGGCGTACTCGCCGACCTGCGGCGCACGTTCGCCGACCGCGACTCCGCGGGCCGCGGCAACCAGACGTTCGACCTCCGGGTCGCCATCCACGCCGTCACCGCCGTCGAGTCGGCACTCCTCGACGTTCTCGGACAGCACCTCGGTGTCCCGGTCGCGGCGCTGCTCGGCGACGGTCAGCAGCGCGAGAAGGTGCAGGCGCTCGGCTACCTCTTCTTCGTCGGCGACCGCAACAAGACCGACCTGGACTATCAGTCGGGTGCGGGGGAGTCCGACGACTGGCTGCGCCTGCGGCACGAGGAAGCACTGACACCGGACGCCGTCGTGCGGCTCGCCGAGGCCGCCCAGGCGCGATACGGATTCGCCGACTTCAAGCTCAAGGGCGGCGTCCTCGCACCCCGCGAGGAGGCGGCGGCCGTCACGGCTCTGGCCGAGCGGTTCCCCGACGCCCGGGTCACCCTCGACCCCAACGGCGGGTGGCTGCTGTCGGAGGCCATCGAGACCTGCCGCGGACTGAAAGACGTGCTCGCGTACGCCGAGGACCCGGTCGGCCCCGAGGGCAGCTTCTCCGGCCGCGAGGTGATGAGCGAGTTCAAGCGCGCCACCGGACTGCCGACCGCCACCAACATGATCGCCACCGACTGGCGCGAGATG from Rhodococcus opacus B4 encodes:
- a CDS encoding ABC transporter substrate-binding protein — protein: MSPARSLQQGTRYRVVAVATAALTVPALAAGCSVANSSHSDAASPDTLRIVLPQEPPTLEPCDASLTSTGVVVRSNITEPLVERNADTGDLEPKLADSWEQTSDTVWTFRIRPGVTFSDGSAFDAEDAAFSIDRTVNSTIGCDVDGYVFGDDALVVNAIDPSTVTVQTPTADPILPLRISFVEMVPSTTDTKDKVRDPIGTGPYKIDYWDHGQRLSLVRNDTYWGTAPEYTRAIYQWRTEGSVRAAMVTNDEAELATYLGPEDGAGDLGAAYPNNETTALRMMATEPPLDDYRVREAIDLSVNRAGIVKALFQGLGDPAGQLVGSSIVGFDPDLQPTPFDPDRAAQLVAEAKADGVPVDKQIRLIGRTGQFPKINETIEVIQNSLSKAGLNVKIEMMDTAGQMQYQIRPFPQGTGPILLMIQHGNQAGDAQFTVDQYMRSDGYQSYFGSAGYDAQIDAAEQLVGDARQDAFASVLANEPREIRQFAYIAHMNAVLAKSPTVQYTPNSATGDEMRLSEMTHADTSANG
- a CDS encoding ABC transporter permease encodes the protein MFAFLRRRVYTSLVPLLVVLFGVFLLARLTGDPTNLYLPVSATPDQRAEFAAENGLDKPVLSQMADYLSGVVHLDFGESLRTGESAATMALRAFPATLQLAFFTMLLAIIGAIVIGCWAAYRPNSLADRISSLLSMTAASIPDFWFAITGVWIFAVVLGVLPTSGTGSALSWILPVATLLIRPLGVLTQVVRGAMVSALSAPYVRLARSKGAGDLRVVTHHALRNAAAPALTVAGDLTVGLVNGAVVVEAIFGWPGIGKLMIDAILQRDFAVLQAAVLLTAVSIFVLNILIDAGYALLDARVREKTKV
- a CDS encoding ABC transporter permease, producing MSIDNAPRLDGAGDVYPGPDETPAVEAPAEETGPAPKPARNKTPLWKLLLRDRMATVAAAILVFVFLVAVFGPWLVGDAATDQNLDQSNLAPFHVANGWMNILGTDPLGRSMLARLIVACRTTLLVALPAVALSCIVGSLIGMWAGYHRGWRETTAMRVADVIMSFPSLLMAVVVLYVFSPSAANIVLVLAITRIPIYLRTARAESAELQSRLFVDAARTFGARSGAVIRRHVFPILLPTLLTVATLDFCYVMLAESSLSFLGIGIQPPDISWGLMVSQGRTYLQTAWWLSFFPGLAIVVTTVSATVLAAWARIATDPAQRWRLTVPRSRRSRLFPTRKVVS
- a CDS encoding ABC transporter ATP-binding protein, whose protein sequence is MSAPAAAVESPDLAADTDRVALEVADLTVDLRTPSGTVRAVDHVSFTARRGETLALLGESGCGKSMTAQALVGLLEPIADVTDGSVRLGDVDLVAAKAKTRRALAATELAIVFQDALTALNPVYTVGKQLAEPFRIHRGLSAKEARREAISLMQRVGIPEPESRVDSYPHQFSGGMRQRLLIAMAVALSPTVLLADEPTTALDVTVQAQIMTLLRDLRTEHDMAVILITHDLALVAEEADRVAIMYAGNVVETGPVAEVFSSPQHPYTKGLLDSVPVHAARGEDLKSIGGTPPDLHSIPSGCVYQARCPLARDLCRTTRPPLAGVAAGRRSACHFPEEV
- a CDS encoding ABC transporter ATP-binding protein gives rise to the protein MSESILKVRGLTKTFKVPANKAGKNQLRALDGIDLDLARGETLGLVGESGCGKSTLARTLMMLERPDSGSVTWDGVDPFSLKGKDLLALRRRVQMVFQDPYASLNSRMSAADIIAEPWRTHKTMYKTSRDRAARVRELLHLVGLRPSDEHRYPQEFSGGQRQRLGIARALALNPSVVICDEPVSALDLSVQAQVLNLLNDLQKQLGISYVFISHDLSVVRHVADRVAVMYLGRIVETGATDAVFDRPAHPYTEALMSAAPKLDAESRGKRIILDGEVPSPLNPPSGCRFRTRCAHATDICASTVPPAAVDPRGSSHVAECHHPRRPVALGVPIAVG
- a CDS encoding sulfite exporter TauE/SafE family protein, with protein sequence MSGAGFAVIAFAVFLASCMQASIGFGMGMLAAPVVALVDPSLLPGTLIMTATVVTVMVVWRERDALDLSGTGWALAGRVPGTIAGALLLVVLPERGLSLLLAAVVLSGVVFASLGWAPPPRRRNLAVAGAASGLLGTATSIGGPPMALVMQGSKGAQLRGNMSAFFLVGSTLSVAVLAVTGSLHRESAVMFALLVPVTVLGYVASRFVNRHLDATRLRRTSIAVSCVGALMLIGQQLL
- the gudD gene encoding glucarate dehydratase — protein: MSTTSTPVVTDMRVVPIAGHDSMLLNLSGAHAPYFTRNLVILTDSDGNTGVGEVPGGEPIRRTLEDARAIVTGRSIGEYNGVLADLRRTFADRDSAGRGNQTFDLRVAIHAVTAVESALLDVLGQHLGVPVAALLGDGQQREKVQALGYLFFVGDRNKTDLDYQSGAGESDDWLRLRHEEALTPDAVVRLAEAAQARYGFADFKLKGGVLAPREEAAAVTALAERFPDARVTLDPNGGWLLSEAIETCRGLKDVLAYAEDPVGPEGSFSGREVMSEFKRATGLPTATNMIATDWREMGHTIRSGAVDIPLADPHFWTMAGSVRVAQLCDAWGLTWGSHSNNHFDVSLAMFTHVAAAAPGDITAIDTHWIWQDGQRITRDPYEIEGGYLTVPSTPGLGVELDMDRVEAAHELYLQKGLGARDDSVGMQFLVPGWSFDSKRPALVRS